Proteins from a single region of Gemmatimonadota bacterium:
- a CDS encoding monovalent cation/H+ antiporter subunit D family protein: protein MSGSTAILLSIALPLLGMPFIALTSRSPNVREAIGLIAAVLTFGTVLSLLPSVMDGAQPAAHVTDVMPGLSLAFQVEPLGMIFALIASGLWIVTTIYAIGYMRGHHEENQTRFFVFFAFAISAALGVAFARNMFTLFIFYEILTLSTYPLVTHHRSEEAMRAGRIYMGILMSTSVGFLLLGMVWTWQLTGTLEFAPGGILTGKASEGIVIVLLGLYAFGTGKAALMPFHRWLPSAMVAPTPVSALLHAVAVVKAGVFTIMKVVVYLFGTDLLSDAGLSEWLTYIAGFTILVGSLVAMTKDNLKARLAYSTISQLSYIVLGASLANDLGVLGGSMHIVTHAFGKITLFFCAGAILVALHKTEISDMKGIGRQMPFTMFAFLIGALSIIGIPPFAGAWSKWYLVLATIEAHQYVAAGVLLMSSLLNVLYLLPIPIYAFFASATDDHHADGLHEAPLACVIPLSFTAIGCLVLYIYPEPVLHLLLMIGEAMP from the coding sequence GTGAGTGGATCAACAGCCATACTCCTATCCATCGCGTTACCGCTTCTGGGCATGCCCTTTATTGCACTGACCTCGCGCAGCCCCAATGTGCGCGAAGCCATCGGATTGATTGCGGCTGTATTGACCTTTGGCACTGTGCTTTCACTCCTGCCTTCGGTAATGGACGGCGCACAGCCCGCCGCGCATGTCACAGACGTAATGCCGGGCCTATCACTGGCATTTCAGGTAGAGCCATTGGGCATGATATTTGCCCTCATCGCGTCGGGTTTGTGGATAGTCACCACGATCTATGCCATCGGGTACATGCGCGGGCACCACGAAGAAAATCAGACGCGGTTTTTTGTATTCTTCGCATTTGCGATCTCGGCTGCTCTGGGCGTGGCTTTTGCCCGCAACATGTTCACCCTCTTCATATTTTACGAGATATTGACCCTATCGACATATCCACTTGTAACACACCACCGCAGCGAAGAAGCCATGCGCGCCGGGCGAATATACATGGGCATCTTGATGAGTACTTCCGTGGGATTCTTGTTGCTGGGCATGGTGTGGACCTGGCAATTGACCGGCACGCTGGAATTTGCGCCGGGCGGTATTCTAACCGGCAAAGCAAGTGAAGGCATTGTAATCGTCCTGCTCGGCCTCTATGCCTTTGGAACCGGAAAAGCGGCGTTAATGCCATTCCACCGATGGTTGCCCTCGGCAATGGTCGCGCCTACACCTGTCAGCGCATTACTACACGCCGTAGCCGTGGTAAAAGCCGGCGTATTTACGATAATGAAAGTGGTGGTCTATCTCTTTGGCACAGACCTGCTTTCGGACGCGGGCCTCAGCGAATGGCTGACCTACATCGCGGGCTTCACCATTCTGGTGGGATCGCTGGTAGCGATGACTAAGGACAACTTAAAAGCGCGACTGGCGTACTCTACAATCAGCCAATTATCCTACATCGTGCTGGGAGCGTCACTGGCAAATGACCTGGGTGTACTGGGCGGCAGCATGCACATCGTAACGCACGCCTTTGGCAAAATCACCCTGTTCTTTTGTGCTGGAGCCATCCTGGTGGCCTTGCACAAAACAGAAATTAGCGACATGAAAGGCATTGGACGGCAGATGCCATTTACCATGTTCGCCTTTTTGATCGGTGCTTTGAGCATTATCGGAATTCCACCTTTTGCGGGCGCGTGGAGCAAGTGGTACCTGGTATTGGCGACAATTGAAGCCCATCAGTATGTGGCCGCAGGGGTATTGCTGATGAGTTCCCTGCTCAACGTCCTCTATTTATTGCCCATTCCCATCTATGCATTTTTTGCGTCCGCAACCGATGACCATCACGCAGACGGTCTGCACGAAGCACCGCTTGCATGTGTGATCCCCTTATCATTTACAGCTATCGGCTGCCTGGTACTCTATATCTATCCCGAACCTGTTCTGCACCTGTTGCTCATGATCGGAGAGGCCATGCCATGA
- the ribE gene encoding 6,7-dimethyl-8-ribityllumazine synthase, whose translation MPKVYEGQLSAKGKRFGIVVGRFNAFISKELLGGALDCIARHGGDTDAIDVVWVPGSFEIPTLAQKMAQSGRYDALICLGAVIRGSTPHFDYVCNEASKGVASVGRETGVPTAFGILTTDTIEQAIERAGTKAGNKGWEAALGAIEMIGVIAAWEAEK comes from the coding sequence ATGCCCAAAGTTTATGAAGGTCAGTTATCGGCAAAAGGCAAACGATTTGGCATTGTGGTGGGGCGATTCAATGCGTTTATCAGCAAAGAATTGCTCGGCGGGGCGCTCGATTGTATTGCGCGACACGGCGGCGATACAGACGCCATAGACGTGGTATGGGTACCGGGAAGTTTTGAAATTCCCACCCTGGCGCAAAAAATGGCGCAGAGCGGTCGATATGACGCGCTGATCTGTCTGGGTGCTGTGATCAGAGGCAGCACGCCGCATTTTGACTACGTATGCAATGAAGCTTCAAAAGGCGTAGCGTCCGTTGGCCGAGAAACAGGAGTACCCACCGCATTTGGCATTTTGACCACCGACACCATTGAACAAGCCATAGAACGGGCGGGAACAAAAGCCGGCAACAAAGGCTGGGAAGCTGCCCTGGGCGCGATTGAAATGATTGGGGTTATCGCCGCATGGGAAGCGGAAAAATGA
- the udk gene encoding uridine kinase, whose protein sequence is MPPKICKPYVVGIAGGTGAGKTTLAHILFDHLGEDRALRIAHDAYYRDFSHIPADQRGQINFDHPDALETDLLVQHLQALSRGETVLIPTYDFATHSRSNRTLELCPRPIIIVEGILLLVEQILRDVLNLKIFVDAPPDIRLIRRINRDVDERGRTPESVTLQYLETVCPMHDAYVEPSRKYADLIVCGDRDFTIAADLILGHLCTLQK, encoded by the coding sequence ATGCCCCCAAAAATTTGCAAGCCCTACGTAGTTGGTATTGCCGGAGGCACTGGCGCGGGTAAGACCACACTTGCCCATATACTTTTTGATCATCTCGGTGAAGATCGTGCTCTACGGATTGCCCACGATGCGTATTATCGCGATTTTTCTCATATCCCGGCAGACCAGCGCGGGCAAATCAATTTCGATCATCCCGATGCACTTGAGACAGATTTGCTGGTCCAACATCTTCAGGCACTATCCCGCGGGGAGACCGTATTGATACCAACTTATGATTTTGCGACCCATTCCCGTTCTAATAGAACACTTGAGTTATGCCCGCGTCCCATTATTATTGTGGAAGGCATTCTCCTGTTGGTGGAACAAATACTGCGCGATGTCCTGAATTTGAAAATTTTTGTGGATGCACCGCCAGATATTCGCCTGATTCGTCGCATTAATCGGGATGTCGATGAACGCGGGCGCACCCCCGAATCCGTTACCCTTCAATACCTCGAAACCGTGTGCCCCATGCACGATGCTTATGTCGAACCGTCCCGCAAATATGCCGATCTCATCGTTTGCGGAGATCGCGATTTTACCATTGCAGCGGATTTGATTTTGGGACATCTATGTACCCTGCAAAAATAA
- the nusB gene encoding transcription antitermination factor NusB — translation MIKSRRKARQAALQALYWTASVGDPVQQTAQTMCIRARLSASTSNFAINLAQTAWEHREELDASIEPVLENWSLDRVSRIDRIVLWMALAEMRYFKDIPYKVSIDEAIELAKQFSEANASNFINGILDTLSKTNAEQPNG, via the coding sequence ATGATTAAATCGAGACGCAAAGCGCGTCAGGCTGCGTTACAAGCGCTTTATTGGACCGCAAGTGTGGGCGATCCAGTACAACAGACAGCGCAGACCATGTGCATCCGCGCGCGTCTTTCGGCATCGACCTCGAATTTTGCGATCAATCTGGCCCAAACGGCCTGGGAACACCGCGAAGAACTGGACGCATCTATTGAGCCCGTACTGGAAAACTGGTCATTGGATCGGGTTTCGCGCATCGATCGCATCGTACTCTGGATGGCTCTTGCGGAAATGCGCTATTTCAAAGATATTCCCTACAAAGTCTCTATTGACGAAGCCATAGAACTGGCCAAGCAATTTAGCGAAGCCAATGCTTCTAACTTTATCAACGGTATTCTGGATACCTTGTCCAAGACGAATGCCGAACAACCCAATGGATAA
- a CDS encoding RibD family protein, with the protein MNAIETKYRSTGLPFVTLKLAQTLDGNIATCTGDSKWITSKASRVRGHKLRAEADAILVGRGTVMADDPELSVRYVNGCSPTKIALDSQLKIGSNAKIFSGAPLIIATSEEVCKKRIKERKKKGAQVWQLPLLNGQINLKAVLQKAAQMGLRHILIEGGSCVAASALRLGLVDRIAAFVAPKILGAGIPSIGSLDIASITDAIALENVKVESVGNDFLFTARVKKSSKNT; encoded by the coding sequence ATGAACGCAATCGAAACCAAATATCGGTCAACCGGATTGCCTTTTGTCACCTTAAAGCTGGCGCAAACACTGGACGGCAACATCGCCACCTGCACAGGAGACTCGAAGTGGATCACATCAAAAGCATCGCGGGTGCGCGGGCATAAACTTCGCGCAGAAGCCGACGCAATTCTGGTCGGACGCGGCACAGTGATGGCCGACGACCCGGAATTATCCGTGCGATATGTCAATGGATGCAGTCCGACAAAGATCGCACTGGACTCTCAGCTAAAAATCGGATCAAACGCCAAAATTTTTAGCGGAGCACCCCTGATTATAGCAACCTCTGAAGAAGTGTGCAAAAAACGAATAAAAGAAAGAAAAAAGAAAGGAGCGCAAGTCTGGCAGTTGCCACTACTGAATGGTCAAATTAATTTAAAGGCGGTCTTGCAAAAAGCCGCTCAAATGGGATTGCGACACATCCTGATCGAAGGCGGCAGTTGCGTGGCTGCATCGGCATTGCGCCTGGGTCTGGTGGATCGGATAGCCGCATTTGTCGCGCCCAAAATACTGGGTGCTGGCATACCCTCAATCGGATCCTTAGATATTGCTTCGATAACCGATGCAATTGCACTTGAAAACGTAAAAGTCGAATCCGTCGGCAATGATTTCTTATTCACTGCCCGCGTAAAAAAATCGTCCAAAAATACCTGA
- a CDS encoding Na(+)/H(+) antiporter subunit D, producing the protein MSEVHPALILLAGGLFLFCLPTTPRRIASVCLPVLGFLNLLTIADGTLWHITWGGYELTVLRADRLSMLFGYLFHLAAFIGAIYALHLKDRLQIGTGLIYAGSAVGAVFAGDLITLFIFWELLAITSVFLVWARGGERALRSGMRYLVMHISSGLLLLLGAVFYYLNTKSLAFDHIGLNEGHHYLIFFAFGIKCAFPLLHNWLIDAYPESTPVGTVFLSAFTTKAAVYALARGFAGEDLLIYIGAIMTIFPIFYAAIENDMRRVLSYSMINQIGFMVAGIGIGGALGINGAVSHAFNDVLFKGLLFMSMGAVLFSSGRINASELGGLYKSMPWTCACCIIGAASISAIPLFNAFISKSMVMQGVADSGAVTIWLVLLFASAGVLHHAGVKIPFFSFFAHDSGIRCSEAPLNMRIAMTISAILCVVIGSYPPLLYNLLPHPVDYVPYTTTHVVLQLQLVFFAVLAFAVLMLTNEIDASLETQKKRGIVGILILIGKHPPELPGVNLDFDWIYRRALPKGIRAIVRTGGLVVDRFFAGAKAVIQKLIAAIRAQHNNRGLFGRSWLSQSNVLIAIIFLAIYLIYYF; encoded by the coding sequence ATGAGTGAGGTTCATCCCGCACTGATCCTGCTGGCGGGCGGCCTGTTTTTATTTTGTCTGCCAACCACACCGCGCCGCATCGCGTCGGTATGCTTGCCCGTGCTCGGATTTTTAAACCTGCTGACCATTGCCGATGGCACCCTGTGGCACATCACCTGGGGCGGCTACGAACTGACCGTATTGCGCGCGGACCGCTTGAGCATGCTATTTGGGTACCTATTCCACCTGGCGGCTTTTATCGGCGCAATCTACGCGCTACATCTCAAAGACCGGTTGCAAATCGGCACGGGATTAATCTATGCGGGATCGGCGGTTGGGGCGGTATTTGCCGGCGATCTGATCACCCTATTCATCTTCTGGGAATTGCTGGCAATCACATCGGTATTCCTCGTGTGGGCGCGCGGCGGTGAGCGGGCACTGCGGTCGGGAATGCGCTATCTGGTCATGCACATCTCGTCGGGATTGCTCCTCCTGCTCGGTGCGGTATTCTACTATTTAAACACAAAATCCCTTGCCTTTGATCACATCGGACTAAATGAGGGACATCACTACCTGATATTTTTTGCCTTTGGAATCAAATGCGCCTTTCCCCTGCTCCACAACTGGCTGATCGACGCCTATCCAGAATCCACACCCGTGGGCACGGTATTTCTGAGTGCATTCACCACCAAAGCCGCTGTATATGCCCTCGCGCGCGGATTTGCCGGTGAAGACCTGCTCATCTACATCGGCGCCATCATGACCATCTTTCCGATATTCTACGCAGCCATCGAAAATGACATGCGCCGCGTATTGAGCTACAGCATGATCAACCAGATCGGATTTATGGTCGCGGGCATTGGCATCGGAGGCGCACTGGGCATTAACGGCGCAGTATCGCATGCATTCAATGACGTGCTATTCAAAGGGCTGCTATTCATGTCCATGGGCGCTGTCTTATTCTCCAGCGGGCGTATCAATGCCTCAGAACTAGGTGGCCTTTACAAGTCCATGCCCTGGACCTGTGCCTGCTGTATTATAGGCGCCGCATCCATATCCGCAATACCCCTGTTCAACGCGTTTATCAGCAAATCCATGGTCATGCAGGGCGTGGCCGACAGTGGCGCTGTGACAATCTGGCTGGTGCTCTTATTTGCATCGGCGGGCGTGCTTCACCACGCAGGCGTCAAAATTCCATTTTTTTCCTTCTTCGCGCATGATTCTGGAATTCGCTGTTCCGAAGCACCCCTCAACATGCGGATCGCCATGACCATCTCAGCCATACTCTGTGTCGTCATCGGCTCCTATCCACCGCTGCTCTACAACCTGTTGCCGCATCCCGTAGATTACGTGCCTTATACCACGACCCATGTCGTGCTCCAACTCCAACTGGTCTTCTTCGCAGTACTGGCATTTGCGGTCTTGATGTTGACCAATGAAATCGACGCATCCCTGGAAACCCAAAAGAAGCGCGGTATTGTCGGAATACTGATATTGATAGGTAAGCACCCTCCCGAATTGCCCGGTGTAAATCTCGACTTCGACTGGATTTATCGACGCGCTTTACCAAAAGGTATTCGCGCCATAGTCCGCACAGGTGGACTGGTCGTGGATCGTTTTTTTGCGGGTGCAAAGGCGGTGATTCAAAAACTCATTGCGGCTATTCGGGCACAACACAATAATAGAGGACTATTTGGCCGCTCGTGGTTATCGCAAAGCAATGTACTCATCGCAATTATTTTTCTCGCAATTTATCTGATTTACTATTTTTAA
- a CDS encoding metallophosphoesterase family protein, with product MDNIGRIAIFSDVHGNLEALQTVLEKIAEAQVDRIICLGDIVGYGADPNMCIERVREVSDLVLAGNHDWAAVGLEDPGFFNPVALAAIQWTVQMLSDENASLLRSYQPFQNETACCYAHASPIEPELWHYLFDPEDGWSMLDQTNFEMCFVGHSHRAFVCSASQKTVLTREGEVQLSDNDRYLVNVGSVGQPRDGDARAAFVVWDRENGNLQLRRVSYDVATAQAKILSAGLPPFLAERIELGM from the coding sequence ATGGATAATATTGGACGCATTGCAATTTTTTCAGATGTACACGGAAATCTCGAAGCCTTGCAAACCGTACTGGAAAAAATTGCAGAAGCACAGGTAGATCGGATTATATGTTTGGGCGACATCGTTGGATATGGCGCAGACCCCAATATGTGTATAGAGCGCGTGCGCGAAGTATCGGACCTCGTGCTGGCGGGCAACCACGATTGGGCGGCTGTGGGCCTGGAAGATCCGGGGTTCTTTAACCCCGTGGCACTGGCGGCAATACAATGGACCGTCCAAATGCTGAGTGACGAAAACGCCTCGCTATTGCGATCTTACCAACCCTTTCAAAATGAAACTGCTTGCTGTTATGCCCACGCTTCGCCAATTGAACCCGAGTTGTGGCACTATTTATTCGACCCTGAAGATGGCTGGTCAATGCTCGATCAAACCAATTTTGAGATGTGTTTTGTCGGACATTCTCACCGCGCATTTGTGTGCTCGGCATCTCAAAAAACAGTACTTACGCGCGAAGGAGAAGTGCAGTTGTCCGACAATGACCGCTATCTCGTAAACGTCGGCAGTGTAGGACAACCTCGCGACGGAGATGCGCGGGCGGCTTTTGTCGTATGGGACCGGGAAAATGGGAACCTCCAATTGCGCCGCGTGTCTTACGATGTGGCAACAGCACAGGCTAAAATTTTATCCGCGGGACTACCGCCTTTTTTGGCCGAACGCATAGAACTTGGGATGTGA
- a CDS encoding 23S rRNA (pseudouridine(1915)-N(3))-methyltransferase RlmH: protein MANMQITLVTVGRFKDACYQGAAQNYIKRLKHYVAYDEIEVREERGGKNARVSDIIEKEGRRLLSALHPDATVVALGPSGKLCRSEILAKRLNHLRVQGKSRLIFLIGGPFGLASRVLSRADWHLSLSPMTFPHELARVILLEQLYRAFTIIRGENYHK, encoded by the coding sequence ATGGCAAATATGCAGATCACTCTGGTCACTGTGGGCAGGTTCAAAGACGCCTGTTATCAAGGCGCCGCACAAAATTATATCAAACGGCTGAAACACTACGTCGCTTATGATGAGATCGAAGTGCGCGAAGAGCGCGGTGGCAAAAATGCCCGTGTGTCTGATATTATCGAAAAGGAAGGCCGGCGCCTTTTAAGTGCACTGCATCCAGATGCTACTGTGGTTGCTCTTGGGCCTTCTGGCAAATTGTGTCGTTCTGAAATTTTAGCCAAACGATTGAATCATCTGCGCGTACAAGGAAAAAGCCGCCTCATTTTTCTCATTGGCGGCCCTTTTGGGCTTGCATCCCGAGTTTTGTCGCGTGCCGATTGGCATCTGTCACTTTCACCTATGACTTTTCCACACGAATTGGCGCGCGTTATCTTGCTCGAGCAACTCTATCGCGCTTTCACGATTATCAGAGGTGAAAATTATCACAAGTGA
- a CDS encoding bifunctional 3,4-dihydroxy-2-butanone-4-phosphate synthase/GTP cyclohydrolase II, translated as MDKIATIEEALEDIRAGKIVIVVDDEDRENEGDFIMAAEKVTSEAINFMARHGRGLICLPATPDRLKELDLDMMVNTNTALHGTPFTVSIDALYGVTTGISAQDRAETIRQFVDPKSQPENFGRPGHIFPLRAMPGGVLRRAGHTEAAVDLARLAGLYPAGVLCEILNEDGTMARLPQLLEIADQFGLKVTTIHDLIAYRRRSEKLVRCIEQVDMPTRFGVFQLHLYESDVDEREHVALVKGDLSGDAPVMVRMHSECLTGDSLGSLRCDCEKNLHSALEMIEKEGRGALVYMRQEGRGIGLRAKLHAYKLQEEGYDTVEANLKLGFKMDERDYGIGAQILSDLGIRKVVLITNNPSKRVGLEAYGIEIIDSIPVAIQVNKWNLSYMRTKQEKMGHLFKEDDLYLDNEGDSDAQSL; from the coding sequence ATGGACAAAATCGCAACAATAGAAGAAGCCCTCGAAGATATTCGAGCGGGAAAAATCGTCATTGTCGTCGATGACGAAGACCGAGAAAATGAAGGCGACTTCATCATGGCTGCGGAAAAGGTCACATCTGAGGCCATTAATTTTATGGCACGCCATGGACGCGGACTGATCTGCTTGCCCGCAACACCCGACCGCCTCAAAGAACTCGACCTCGACATGATGGTCAATACCAACACAGCGCTTCACGGCACGCCATTCACCGTGAGCATCGACGCGCTCTACGGCGTGACAACCGGTATCTCCGCACAGGATCGCGCCGAAACAATTCGACAATTTGTAGATCCCAAATCGCAACCTGAAAATTTTGGTCGTCCGGGCCACATCTTTCCACTCCGCGCAATGCCCGGCGGAGTTTTGAGACGAGCGGGACACACAGAAGCAGCCGTAGATCTGGCGCGTTTGGCCGGCCTGTATCCCGCCGGTGTACTGTGTGAAATCCTCAATGAAGACGGCACCATGGCCCGCTTGCCACAGCTTTTGGAAATTGCCGATCAATTCGGCTTGAAAGTAACGACAATTCACGATCTGATTGCCTATCGCCGCCGTTCCGAAAAACTGGTGCGCTGTATCGAGCAAGTGGATATGCCCACGCGATTTGGCGTGTTTCAATTACACCTGTATGAAAGCGACGTCGATGAACGCGAACACGTCGCACTGGTAAAAGGCGACCTTTCCGGCGATGCACCCGTAATGGTGCGGATGCACTCCGAATGCCTGACGGGCGACTCGCTCGGCTCATTGCGCTGTGACTGCGAAAAAAACTTACACTCTGCCCTCGAAATGATCGAAAAAGAAGGACGCGGAGCACTGGTGTATATGCGACAGGAGGGGCGGGGTATTGGCCTGCGGGCAAAATTGCACGCGTACAAACTGCAAGAAGAGGGATATGATACCGTAGAAGCCAATTTGAAACTCGGATTTAAAATGGACGAACGAGACTACGGCATTGGCGCGCAAATCCTATCCGATTTGGGAATCAGAAAAGTCGTACTCATCACCAATAATCCATCAAAGCGCGTGGGATTAGAAGCGTATGGAATAGAAATTATAGACAGCATCCCGGTCGCCATTCAGGTCAACAAGTGGAACCTATCATATATGCGAACCAAGCAAGAAAAAATGGGGCATTTATTTAAAGAGGACGACTTGTATTTAGACAATGAAGGAGATAGTGATGCCCAAAGTTTATGA
- a CDS encoding L-alanine-DL-glutamate epimerase: MHIVETDLEIQREPFARPFAFKGSAFHEKWNLVVRLKDADGYEAFGIGGLAVLWSDATVFAAHTEMGGNLLQASLLEFALQHIKGKNFSNPMALFDTIENDVFSFAKAITGHGELRRTFALIALVALDNAAWTLYAKRKELSTFDALIPEKFLSFLSHRQSHVALVPAVSYTLPIDELRAILDSGAYILKIKIGHPGDETEMVKTDMACLSQIHSLASQYETEMTDSGQVLYYLDANGRYGKKDSMARLLDHADNEGMIDRIVLIEEPFSRPSDIDVHGLPARFAGDESIETVADVHTRLEQGYGAMAIKPAGKTLSLAFRMIEAATRYSVPCFVADNACVPVLVEWNKNVAARLPAFPGVKGGLMESNGPENYGTWDRMLSEYPLPNASWLRPRDGAFVLDENYYNQSGGIFEEPVVYTRLFKNRTTLGCGK; the protein is encoded by the coding sequence ATGCACATTGTCGAAACAGATTTAGAAATTCAGCGCGAACCATTCGCGCGGCCCTTTGCATTTAAGGGATCGGCTTTTCACGAAAAGTGGAATCTCGTCGTGCGCTTAAAAGATGCCGATGGGTATGAGGCTTTTGGGATAGGTGGTTTGGCCGTACTGTGGTCAGACGCTACCGTATTTGCTGCGCATACGGAAATGGGCGGCAATTTGCTTCAAGCGTCTCTCCTGGAATTCGCACTACAGCACATCAAGGGAAAAAATTTTTCCAACCCCATGGCATTATTCGACACCATTGAAAACGACGTCTTTTCTTTTGCCAAAGCGATCACAGGCCATGGGGAATTGCGCCGAACATTTGCGCTAATTGCACTGGTGGCACTGGACAACGCCGCCTGGACCTTGTATGCAAAGCGGAAGGAACTATCGACCTTCGACGCCTTAATCCCAGAAAAATTTCTCTCATTTTTATCCCATCGCCAATCGCATGTCGCGCTTGTCCCCGCAGTGAGTTATACCCTGCCCATAGATGAATTGCGGGCAATTTTAGATAGCGGAGCGTACATACTAAAAATCAAAATTGGGCACCCAGGAGATGAAACCGAAATGGTAAAAACAGACATGGCCTGTCTGTCGCAGATTCACAGTCTGGCATCTCAGTATGAAACGGAGATGACCGATTCGGGTCAGGTGCTCTATTATCTCGATGCCAATGGTCGTTATGGCAAAAAAGACAGCATGGCGCGCTTATTAGATCATGCGGACAATGAAGGTATGATAGATCGCATTGTCCTGATTGAAGAACCCTTTTCTCGCCCATCAGATATCGACGTACACGGCTTGCCCGCCCGTTTTGCAGGGGATGAAAGCATCGAAACCGTTGCAGATGTACACACCCGTCTGGAGCAGGGATATGGCGCTATGGCGATCAAACCCGCGGGCAAAACCCTCTCATTGGCTTTCCGCATGATCGAGGCGGCAACGCGATATAGTGTGCCGTGTTTTGTGGCGGATAATGCGTGTGTACCCGTACTCGTGGAATGGAACAAAAACGTGGCCGCGCGATTGCCCGCATTTCCCGGTGTGAAAGGGGGATTGATGGAATCCAACGGCCCGGAAAATTACGGAACATGGGATCGCATGCTCTCAGAATATCCCCTGCCCAATGCATCGTGGTTGCGACCCAGAGATGGTGCATTTGTATTGGATGAAAACTACTACAATCAAAGCGGAGGGATTTTTGAAGAACCAGTTGTGTACACGCGATTATTTAAAAATAGAACCACATTGGGCTGTGGTAAATAA
- a CDS encoding riboflavin synthase: MFTGIIEEVGTIRHIESRADYQRTTIAAKQVLNGIKIGDSIAIEGACHTVVHFDTDTFVIESVAETLQRTTLGDCRVGSRVNLERSLKLGDRLDGHLVAAHVDGVGRVKDRTESPDQIVFEFEVPSELAPYIAEKGSVTVNGISLTVVSVTDRTFSIAAIPHTLKVTTLSEKYPGDRVNIEVDMIARYLERLVQLGDVKNTLTEDRIRAMMSDR; the protein is encoded by the coding sequence ATGTTTACCGGCATTATAGAAGAAGTGGGAACAATTCGGCATATTGAATCGCGCGCAGATTATCAGCGCACGACCATAGCAGCGAAGCAAGTCCTCAACGGCATAAAAATAGGCGACAGCATTGCCATTGAAGGGGCATGCCATACCGTCGTACATTTTGATACCGACACATTTGTGATCGAATCCGTAGCAGAAACACTGCAAAGAACCACATTGGGTGATTGTCGCGTGGGTAGCCGCGTCAATTTGGAGCGATCTTTAAAACTCGGCGACCGTCTCGACGGTCATCTCGTAGCCGCACACGTCGATGGCGTGGGCCGCGTAAAAGACCGAACGGAATCTCCGGATCAAATTGTATTTGAATTTGAAGTGCCGTCTGAGTTGGCCCCTTATATTGCCGAAAAAGGCTCTGTCACCGTCAACGGAATCAGCCTGACAGTAGTCTCAGTAACGGACCGCACCTTTTCGATCGCGGCAATTCCGCACACACTAAAAGTCACGACACTATCGGAAAAATATCCGGGTGACAGGGTAAATATCGAAGTGGATATGATCGCGCGTTATCTGGAGCGATTGGTGCAGTTGGGGGATGTTAAAAATACGCTCACAGAAGATCGCATCCGGGCGATGATGAGCGACCGTTAA